The following coding sequences lie in one Paenibacillus durus ATCC 35681 genomic window:
- a CDS encoding phage tail tape measure protein gives MAGKSKEYDIAFKLSGLVDPSLKRSVGSAEEHIQELEWAIKELSQNGGFDRLRKDAEKAEGVFDDLKDRAESFGETLNRVAEFTGAKALIDMATGSLQDIVGVIGDQDNAMAQLQASTGMTAQQMEEMNAIAKDMYKQNYGEGFDDLGAAMAAVKQTTQQTGDELEQTTKTAIAFRDVFEEDIPESVKAADTLMKQFGITSGQSYNLMAQGAQKGLNKAGDLLDTTNEYAVYFKTMGYNANEMFDMFSAGMENGAFNLDKVADSVKEFGIRIKDGSDSTGDAIFTLFQAPDVTKFSKALTSGGEKTKEYAQLVKLAGKDTASVMTSQLKKGGAVANAATKRLRQILGSGQQLLDGISKGSISGRQAMEQVINKLKDIKDPVEQSTLAVALFGTQWEDMESSVVLALGNARSQFDMTKQTMEEVAKVKYDTLTRQFQTVGRELMTELVIPIGEDLMPALQDVAHWASDNKDLLEMLALGAPAAMVGKNAFKLISKITKVGAAAEGAAGAAGGFGEAIGLLTNPVGLAVTGVGILTAGIIAYKKHQSEARKDLLNMGDAIEAAFSTYEELDHTNKRTQNLVAEYDRLTKKIKDSKTPAAELTEARRKLKGIEQELIDMNPKILDAEGSKSEKFRDQLGLVQDINAAQAEMGRRELEHAALEAEGKMPELERTYSGLADDLEKQNAAYEKAKKTYAEYVAYMSQLQKIEMSNVNEDEKSKQRNALASQIKETTGKDYSNAWVTFKSDFKDIEASFDVFDKRIQDTEKEMGEAQDSFLNYYELKSKMIEEKLGGSLEEMAAKYKNMSDAEKKRFDQAMKDMAELNQEVDLMPDEKKINLQLIWEQTGQIPNFDLTDSDWKALSKTIKTGGTPNLRTPSGVKINRLAQHDPGFEGFADGGIATKPSIFGEAGPEIAIPLNNKPRSHALLDAANDMMGHSNGGGGISASFSFSITVNGGGLDVASQVKKAIQDLQPTLERQLVALAERRERVSMRR, from the coding sequence ATGGCCGGAAAAAGTAAAGAGTACGATATAGCGTTTAAACTCAGCGGGCTTGTGGACCCCTCCTTAAAGCGGTCTGTCGGCAGCGCTGAAGAGCATATACAGGAGTTGGAGTGGGCTATAAAGGAATTGTCACAAAATGGCGGATTCGATCGCTTGCGGAAGGATGCAGAAAAGGCCGAGGGTGTCTTTGACGATCTGAAAGATCGTGCGGAAAGCTTTGGCGAAACTCTTAACCGAGTCGCCGAGTTTACCGGGGCAAAAGCCTTGATCGATATGGCAACCGGGTCCCTGCAGGATATTGTAGGAGTAATCGGCGACCAGGATAATGCCATGGCGCAGCTCCAGGCGTCCACGGGCATGACGGCGCAGCAAATGGAAGAAATGAATGCCATCGCCAAGGATATGTACAAGCAGAATTACGGCGAAGGTTTTGACGATTTGGGTGCGGCAATGGCCGCTGTTAAGCAGACCACGCAGCAAACTGGCGACGAGCTAGAGCAGACCACTAAGACGGCTATCGCCTTTCGGGATGTTTTTGAGGAGGATATCCCTGAATCGGTTAAAGCTGCCGACACCCTAATGAAGCAGTTTGGAATCACCTCGGGGCAATCGTACAATTTGATGGCTCAAGGTGCCCAAAAAGGGCTTAATAAGGCCGGGGATTTGCTGGATACGACCAATGAGTACGCCGTTTACTTCAAGACGATGGGCTATAATGCAAACGAAATGTTCGACATGTTTTCTGCAGGTATGGAAAATGGCGCGTTCAATTTGGACAAGGTTGCGGATTCCGTCAAAGAATTCGGCATCCGAATTAAAGACGGGTCTGATAGCACAGGCGATGCGATTTTCACCTTGTTCCAGGCGCCCGATGTGACTAAGTTTTCCAAGGCCCTAACTTCTGGAGGCGAAAAGACCAAAGAATATGCACAACTGGTCAAACTTGCCGGGAAGGATACTGCGTCTGTCATGACGAGCCAGCTCAAAAAGGGTGGCGCGGTTGCAAATGCTGCCACAAAGCGGCTCAGACAGATACTCGGCAGTGGTCAGCAACTACTTGATGGAATTTCCAAGGGATCTATATCCGGTCGGCAGGCGATGGAGCAGGTTATCAATAAGCTGAAGGATATCAAGGACCCGGTGGAGCAGAGCACCTTGGCTGTCGCCCTTTTTGGCACCCAATGGGAGGACATGGAAAGCAGCGTTGTGCTCGCGCTTGGCAACGCACGAAGTCAGTTTGATATGACCAAGCAGACCATGGAAGAAGTCGCCAAAGTCAAGTACGACACGTTAACCCGGCAATTTCAGACTGTTGGGCGCGAATTGATGACGGAGCTTGTTATCCCGATAGGCGAAGACCTTATGCCCGCCTTGCAAGACGTTGCTCACTGGGCGTCTGACAATAAAGACCTGTTGGAAATGCTCGCACTCGGCGCGCCGGCGGCGATGGTTGGGAAAAATGCATTTAAGCTGATCAGCAAGATAACCAAGGTTGGCGCTGCGGCGGAAGGAGCAGCGGGGGCGGCAGGCGGGTTCGGGGAGGCGATTGGTCTGCTTACAAATCCGGTCGGTTTAGCGGTAACGGGTGTAGGGATTTTAACAGCTGGAATTATTGCATATAAAAAACACCAATCGGAAGCTCGGAAAGATTTGTTGAATATGGGCGATGCTATCGAGGCTGCATTCTCAACGTACGAGGAACTCGATCATACCAATAAGCGGACTCAGAATCTCGTTGCGGAGTACGACCGACTGACAAAAAAAATTAAAGACTCCAAGACTCCGGCTGCCGAACTGACCGAAGCACGTCGAAAACTGAAGGGAATTGAACAGGAACTTATCGACATGAATCCTAAGATTCTTGATGCAGAGGGTTCCAAGAGCGAGAAATTTCGCGATCAACTCGGGCTTGTCCAAGATATTAACGCAGCGCAGGCGGAAATGGGTCGCCGAGAGTTAGAGCATGCAGCTCTTGAAGCTGAAGGAAAGATGCCGGAATTGGAGAGAACATATTCTGGACTAGCTGACGATTTGGAAAAGCAGAATGCGGCGTATGAAAAAGCGAAAAAGACTTATGCGGAATATGTGGCTTATATGAGCCAGCTCCAAAAAATAGAAATGAGCAACGTAAACGAAGATGAGAAATCCAAGCAGCGAAATGCCCTTGCTTCACAAATCAAAGAAACCACAGGAAAAGACTACAGCAATGCATGGGTAACATTCAAGTCGGATTTCAAAGATATCGAAGCTTCTTTCGATGTCTTTGACAAAAGGATTCAGGATACTGAGAAAGAAATGGGAGAGGCTCAGGATAGTTTTTTGAACTATTACGAATTAAAGTCAAAGATGATCGAAGAAAAGCTGGGTGGATCACTAGAGGAAATGGCCGCCAAATACAAAAACATGTCTGATGCCGAGAAAAAACGATTCGACCAGGCGATGAAAGATATGGCTGAGCTTAACCAAGAAGTGGACTTGATGCCGGATGAGAAGAAAATAAACCTGCAGCTGATATGGGAGCAAACCGGACAAATTCCTAATTTCGATCTAACGGACAGCGATTGGAAGGCTCTGAGCAAGACGATAAAAACAGGCGGAACTCCGAATTTGAGAACACCTTCCGGAGTGAAGATTAATCGCTTGGCTCAACACGATCCCGGGTTTGAGGGATTTGCCGATGGCGGCATTGCCACCAAACCGTCCATTTTTGGCGAGGCAGGACCCGAAATCGCTATCCCGCTGAACAATAAGCCGCGGTCACACGCGCTGCTGGACGCAGCAAATGACATGATGGGTCACAGCAATGGTGGCGGGGGTATTTCTGCAAGCTTCAGCTTTAGCATCACAGTAAACGGCGGCGGGCTGGATGTCGCAAGTCAGGTGAAAAAGGCGATTCAAGACCTGCAGCCGACACTGGAACGCCAGCTGGTCGCGCTGGCCGAGCGCCGGGAAAGGGTGTCGATGCGCAGATGA
- a CDS encoding DUF3102 domain-containing protein — MTLSNDLQVITAEINSYKQVAGQSLFEIGKRLKHVKENDPVHGRFTEWPKSVDFSQRTAHAFMQAYEQFGNTQTSAVLAPWQIFEMLKFVD, encoded by the coding sequence TTGACATTATCTAATGATCTACAGGTAATCACAGCTGAGATCAACAGTTACAAGCAAGTTGCCGGGCAGTCGCTCTTTGAGATTGGTAAGAGACTGAAGCATGTGAAAGAGAATGATCCGGTTCACGGGCGCTTTACAGAATGGCCCAAATCCGTTGACTTTTCACAAAGAACAGCTCACGCCTTTATGCAAGCATATGAGCAATTCGGAAATACGCAGACGTCTGCGGTTTTGGCTCCCTGGCAAATATTCGAAATGCTCAAATTCGTCGATTAG